A stretch of Kiloniellales bacterium DNA encodes these proteins:
- the lon gene encoding endopeptidase La: MLELPRGNLFPVLPLRDIVVFPHMIVPLFVGREKSVRALEDVMKDDKQILLVSQKNATQDDPSPADIYSVGTVGTVLQLLKLPDGTVKVLVEGGQRAKIAKYADNPNFFQAYAEIQEDSAGDLRELDALGRTVVTQFEQYIKLNKKIPPEVLVSINQIDDPSKLADTVASHLSLKIPEKQELLECETVEGRLEKVYGFMEAEIGVLQVEKRIRNRVKRQMEKTQREYYLNEQLKAIQKELGEGEDGRDELSELEETINKTKLSKEARDKVTAEIKKLRSMSPMSAEATVVRNYLDWMLSIPWKKRTRVRKDIKEAQKVLDADHYGLEKVKERILEYLAVQQRMRKVKGPILCLVGPPGVGKTSLGKSIARATGRNFVRMSLGGVRDEAEVRGHRRTYIGSMPGKVIQGMKKAKSSNPLFLLDEVDKLGADWRGDPSSALLEVLDPEQNNAFNDHYLEVDYDLSDVMFVTTANTLRMPQPLLDRMEVIRLPGYTEDEKVEIAKRHLITKQMKAHGIKKTEWSISEDALRDLIRYYTREAGVRNLEREVANLVRKAVKEIALGKTDTVKLTRRNLEKFAGVRRYRFGEAELEDLVGVATGLAWTEVGGELLQIESVTVSGKGKVTSTGKLGDVMKESIQAAEYFIKSRAADLGIKPTFFENRDIHVHVPEGATPKDGPSAGVAMVTSIVSVLTGISVRREVAMTGEITLRGRVLPIGGLKEKLLAALRGGLKTVLIPKENEKDLADIPDNVKRGLKIIATDSVDEVLQHALTEKPTAIDWSDPDPVEPVPTGQNEGERGGLLTH; the protein is encoded by the coding sequence ATGCTAGAACTTCCCCGTGGCAACCTGTTTCCGGTCCTTCCGCTGAGAGACATCGTGGTCTTTCCGCATATGATCGTGCCGCTCTTCGTCGGTCGCGAGAAGAGCGTGCGAGCGCTTGAAGACGTGATGAAGGACGACAAGCAGATTTTGCTGGTCAGCCAGAAGAACGCCACCCAGGACGATCCCAGCCCAGCCGACATCTATTCCGTCGGCACGGTGGGGACCGTGCTGCAGCTGCTCAAGCTGCCGGACGGCACCGTCAAGGTACTGGTTGAGGGCGGCCAGCGGGCCAAGATCGCCAAGTACGCCGATAACCCTAACTTCTTCCAGGCCTACGCCGAGATCCAGGAAGACAGCGCCGGCGATCTGCGCGAGCTGGATGCGCTCGGCCGTACCGTGGTTACGCAGTTCGAGCAGTACATCAAGCTGAACAAGAAGATCCCGCCGGAGGTGCTGGTGTCGATCAACCAGATCGACGACCCCAGCAAGCTGGCCGACACCGTGGCCTCGCACCTCTCTCTGAAGATCCCCGAGAAGCAGGAGCTGCTCGAGTGCGAGACCGTCGAGGGTCGCCTCGAGAAGGTCTACGGCTTCATGGAGGCCGAGATCGGGGTACTTCAGGTCGAGAAGCGCATCCGCAACCGCGTCAAGCGCCAGATGGAAAAGACTCAGCGGGAGTACTACCTGAACGAACAGCTTAAGGCGATCCAGAAAGAGCTCGGCGAGGGCGAGGACGGGCGCGACGAGCTGTCGGAACTGGAAGAGACGATAAACAAGACCAAGCTCAGCAAAGAAGCCCGCGACAAGGTTACCGCCGAGATCAAGAAGCTGCGCAGCATGAGCCCGATGTCCGCCGAGGCGACGGTGGTGCGCAACTACCTCGACTGGATGCTGTCGATCCCCTGGAAGAAGCGGACCCGGGTGCGCAAGGACATCAAGGAAGCGCAGAAGGTGCTCGACGCCGATCACTACGGGCTCGAGAAGGTGAAGGAGCGGATCCTGGAGTACCTCGCGGTGCAACAGCGCATGCGGAAGGTCAAGGGCCCGATCCTCTGCCTGGTCGGCCCGCCCGGCGTGGGCAAGACCTCTCTAGGCAAGTCGATCGCGCGGGCCACCGGTCGCAACTTCGTGCGCATGAGCCTGGGCGGCGTGCGGGACGAGGCGGAAGTGCGCGGCCACCGGCGCACCTATATCGGCTCCATGCCAGGCAAGGTCATTCAGGGCATGAAGAAGGCCAAGTCGTCGAACCCGCTGTTCTTGCTCGACGAGGTCGACAAGCTGGGCGCCGACTGGCGCGGCGATCCGTCGTCGGCCCTGCTCGAGGTCTTGGACCCGGAGCAGAACAACGCCTTCAACGACCACTACCTCGAGGTCGACTACGACCTGTCCGACGTGATGTTCGTGACGACCGCGAACACGCTGAGGATGCCCCAGCCATTGCTCGACCGCATGGAAGTCATTCGGCTGCCGGGCTACACCGAGGACGAAAAGGTCGAGATCGCCAAGCGCCACCTGATCACCAAGCAGATGAAGGCGCACGGCATCAAGAAGACCGAGTGGTCGATCTCGGAAGACGCTCTGCGCGACTTGATCCGCTACTACACGCGCGAGGCCGGCGTCCGGAACCTCGAGCGTGAGGTGGCCAATCTGGTCCGCAAGGCGGTCAAGGAGATCGCTCTCGGGAAGACCGACACGGTCAAGCTGACCCGGCGTAACCTGGAGAAGTTCGCGGGCGTCCGGCGCTATCGCTTCGGCGAGGCCGAGCTCGAGGACCTGGTCGGTGTCGCGACCGGCCTGGCCTGGACCGAGGTCGGCGGCGAGCTGCTGCAGATCGAGTCGGTCACCGTGTCCGGCAAGGGCAAAGTCACGTCGACCGGCAAGCTCGGCGACGTGATGAAGGAGTCGATCCAGGCGGCCGAGTACTTCATCAAGAGCCGGGCTGCGGATCTTGGGATCAAGCCGACCTTTTTCGAGAACCGGGACATCCACGTCCACGTACCAGAGGGCGCGACGCCCAAGGACGGCCCTTCGGCCGGCGTCGCCATGGTCACCTCGATCGTCTCGGTGTTGACCGGGATCTCGGTTCGGCGCGAAGTCGCCATGACCGGCGAGATCACCCTGCGCGGACGCGTGCTGCCGATCGGCGGGCTCAAGGAGAAGCTCCTGGCGGCTCTGCGCGGCGGGCTCAAGACGGTTCTCATCCCCAAGGAGAACGAGAAGGACCTCGCGGACATTCCGGATAACGTGAAGCGGGGCCTCAAGATCATCGCCACTGACTCGGTCGATGAGGTTCTCCAGCACGCCCTGACGGAAAAGCCGACGGCGATCGACTGGAGCGATCCCGATCCGGTCGAGCCGGTGCCCACGGGTCAGAACGAGGGAGAGCGGGGCGGTCTTCTGACCCATTGA
- a CDS encoding HU family DNA-binding protein — protein sequence MNRNDLVADLAARTGLSRADSARAVDGLFDAITDALKNGQDVRIVGFGAFSVSERRASDGRNPRTGEPMRIPASRQPRFKAGKGLKEAVN from the coding sequence GTGAACAGGAACGACCTGGTCGCCGATTTGGCGGCGCGTACCGGGCTCTCGCGCGCGGACAGCGCCCGGGCCGTGGACGGGCTGTTCGACGCAATCACCGACGCGCTGAAGAACGGACAGGACGTCCGAATCGTCGGCTTTGGCGCGTTTTCCGTAAGCGAGCGCAGGGCATCGGACGGCCGCAATCCCAGGACGGGCGAGCCGATGCGCATTCCCGCCTCGCGGCAGCCCCGCTTCAAGGCGGGGAAGGGCTTGAAAGAGGCCGTAAACTAA
- a CDS encoding PAS domain-containing protein, translated as MQPRSIEPIKIPPEPKQTALQERRLTMRLMALWQDIRHGRPCPLAESFDPEKVPDLWPDCFLLEPAAEWSESRFTHVGDRLAALSNLTRTDVTLDQVPASTLLSTALRSAGDVLRVKHPLLDSGEYLDTGGTRYLYRAILLPLEAKNGNIGCLLGGARQKAIEGVG; from the coding sequence ATGCAACCTCGCTCCATCGAACCGATTAAGATCCCGCCGGAGCCCAAGCAGACCGCCCTCCAGGAGCGGCGCCTGACCATGCGCCTCATGGCCCTCTGGCAGGATATCCGCCATGGACGCCCCTGCCCGCTCGCCGAGAGCTTCGACCCGGAGAAGGTCCCCGACCTCTGGCCGGACTGCTTCCTGCTGGAGCCGGCCGCGGAGTGGTCAGAATCGCGTTTCACGCACGTCGGAGACCGCCTCGCGGCCCTGTCGAACCTGACCAGGACAGACGTCACCCTCGATCAGGTCCCTGCCTCCACCCTCTTGTCGACCGCTCTGCGCTCGGCCGGCGACGTGCTAAGGGTCAAGCACCCGCTGCTCGACAGCGGTGAGTACCTCGACACTGGAGGCACACGCTACCTCTACCGTGCGATCCTGCTCCCCCTGGAAGCCAAGAACGGCAACATTGGATGCCTTTTGGGCGGCGCCCGACAGAAGGCCATCGAAGGCGTCGGCTGA
- a CDS encoding NADH-quinone oxidoreductase subunit A — protein sequence MDDLLREYLPILIFLAIAIAMAVLMVAAAFIVARQRPDSEKLSAYECGFEAFDDARSRFDVRFYLVAILFIIFDLEVAFLFPWAVALGDVGLFGFWSMVVFLGILTVGFIYEWRKGALEWE from the coding sequence ATGGACGATCTGCTCAGAGAATACCTGCCGATCCTGATCTTCCTGGCGATCGCCATCGCCATGGCCGTCCTCATGGTCGCCGCAGCCTTCATCGTTGCGCGCCAGCGGCCGGACTCGGAAAAGCTCTCGGCCTACGAGTGCGGCTTCGAGGCCTTCGACGACGCGCGCAGCCGCTTCGACGTCCGCTTCTATCTGGTCGCCATCCTCTTCATCATCTTCGATCTCGAGGTCGCTTTCCTGTTTCCCTGGGCGGTGGCGCTCGGTGACGTCGGGCTTTTCGGTTTCTGGTCAATGGTCGTCTTCCTCGGCATCCTGACCGTGGGCTTCATCTACGAGTGGCGCAAGGGAGCGTTGGAATGGGAGTAA
- a CDS encoding NADH-quinone oxidoreductase subunit B family protein has translation MGVKATAFDADTPLPPGPAQDAVLRRVAVELEDKGFVVAQLDKLAAWAQTGSMWPMSFGLACCAVEMMHTACSRYDLDRFGMVFRPSPRQSDVMIVAGTLTNKMAPALRKVYDQMPEPRWVISMGSCANGGGYYHYSYSVVRGCDRIVPVDIYVPGCPPTAEALLYGVLQLHRKIRRQAGIAR, from the coding sequence ATGGGAGTAAAGGCTACAGCGTTCGACGCGGATACGCCGCTGCCGCCGGGTCCTGCGCAGGACGCCGTTCTGCGGCGGGTCGCCGTCGAGCTCGAGGACAAGGGCTTCGTCGTTGCGCAGCTCGACAAGCTCGCCGCCTGGGCGCAGACCGGCTCGATGTGGCCGATGTCTTTCGGCCTGGCCTGCTGCGCCGTCGAGATGATGCACACGGCCTGCAGCCGCTACGATCTGGACCGCTTCGGCATGGTCTTCCGGCCCTCGCCCCGGCAGTCCGACGTCATGATCGTCGCCGGTACCCTGACCAACAAGATGGCGCCCGCATTGCGCAAGGTCTACGACCAGATGCCCGAGCCGCGCTGGGTGATCTCCATGGGCTCCTGCGCCAACGGCGGCGGCTACTATCACTATTCCTACTCGGTCGTGCGCGGCTGCGACCGGATCGTTCCGGTAGACATCTACGTGCCAGGCTGCCCGCCGACCGCCGAGGCCCTGCTCTACGGCGTGCTGCAGCTGCACAGGAAGATTCGCCGTCAGGCCGGTATCGCGCGATAA
- a CDS encoding NADH-quinone oxidoreductase subunit C codes for MNQALIDLGEYVTAALPEDAARSEVAYDELMVWTEADALIKVLRFLRDDQNCQFKQLTDITAVDFPDREQRFEIVYNLLSLTHNLRIRIKVPADEDSQVPSATAVYSSALWFEREVWDMYGVFFSDHPDLRRLLTDYGFEGHPLRKDFPLTGYVEVRYDEESKRVVYEPVKLVQEYRSFDFMSPWEGMLKLPGDEKAKSAGEEGA; via the coding sequence ATGAATCAAGCCCTGATCGACCTGGGCGAGTACGTAACGGCGGCCCTGCCCGAAGATGCGGCCCGAAGCGAAGTCGCCTACGACGAGCTCATGGTCTGGACCGAGGCCGACGCGCTGATCAAGGTGCTGCGGTTCCTGCGAGACGACCAGAACTGCCAGTTCAAGCAGCTGACCGACATAACGGCGGTCGATTTTCCCGACCGGGAACAGCGCTTCGAGATCGTCTACAATCTCCTGTCGCTGACCCACAATCTGCGCATTCGGATCAAGGTGCCGGCGGACGAGGACAGCCAGGTTCCCTCGGCGACCGCGGTGTACAGCAGCGCGCTCTGGTTCGAGCGCGAGGTCTGGGACATGTACGGCGTGTTCTTCTCGGACCATCCGGACTTGCGGCGGCTCCTGACCGACTACGGTTTCGAGGGCCATCCCCTTCGCAAGGACTTCCCGCTCACCGGCTACGTCGAGGTCCGCTACGACGAGGAGAGCAAGCGAGTGGTCTACGAGCCGGTCAAGCTGGTACAGGAGTACCGCAGCTTCGACTTCATGAGTCCTTGGGAAGGCATGCTCAAGCTGCCGGGCGACGAGAAGGCGAAGTCCGCAGGAGAGGAGGGCGCCTAA
- a CDS encoding NADH-quinone oxidoreductase subunit D: protein MAEAQQIKPLTLNFGPQHPAAHGVLRLVLEMDGEVIDRADPHVGLLHRGTEKLIEHKTYLQAVPYFDRLDYVAPMNQEHAFALAVEKLLDIRPPKRAQYIRMLYCEIGRIANHILNITTFAIDVGAMTPILWGFEEREKLMEFYERASGARLHAAYFRPGGVHQDLPAGLLEDILKFCETFPKIIDDFENLLSDNRIFRQRTVDIGVMSAEEAYDWGLSGPMLRGSGVPWDLRRSQPYESYDELDFQIPVGKNGDCFDRYLVRMEEMRQSVEIMKQCAEKMPEGPVQVVNSKITPPHRGEMKRSMEALIHHFKLYTEGYHVPPGETYSAVEAPKGEFGVYLVADGTNRPYKCKIRAPGFAHLSAMDYMCKGHMLADSVAILGSMDIVFGEIDR from the coding sequence ATGGCAGAGGCCCAACAGATCAAGCCGCTGACGCTCAACTTCGGACCGCAGCATCCCGCGGCGCACGGCGTGCTCCGTCTCGTGCTGGAGATGGACGGCGAGGTGATCGACCGTGCCGATCCCCATGTCGGCCTGCTGCACCGCGGCACCGAGAAACTGATCGAGCACAAGACCTATCTCCAGGCCGTACCCTACTTCGACCGGCTCGACTACGTTGCGCCGATGAACCAGGAGCACGCCTTCGCGCTCGCGGTCGAGAAGCTGCTCGACATCCGCCCGCCCAAGCGTGCCCAGTACATCCGCATGCTCTACTGCGAGATCGGGCGGATCGCCAACCATATTCTCAATATCACCACCTTCGCCATCGACGTCGGGGCGATGACACCGATCCTCTGGGGCTTCGAGGAGCGGGAAAAGCTGATGGAGTTCTACGAGCGGGCGTCGGGGGCGCGGCTGCACGCCGCGTACTTCCGCCCGGGCGGCGTGCACCAGGACCTTCCCGCCGGCCTGCTCGAAGACATCCTGAAGTTCTGCGAAACCTTTCCCAAGATCATCGACGATTTCGAGAACCTGTTGAGCGACAACCGCATCTTTCGCCAACGGACCGTCGATATCGGGGTGATGTCGGCCGAGGAAGCCTACGATTGGGGGCTTAGCGGGCCTATGCTGCGCGGCTCGGGCGTGCCCTGGGACCTGCGCCGGTCGCAGCCCTACGAGAGCTACGACGAGCTGGACTTTCAGATCCCCGTCGGCAAGAACGGCGACTGCTTCGATCGCTACCTGGTGCGCATGGAAGAGATGCGACAGAGCGTGGAGATCATGAAGCAGTGCGCCGAGAAGATGCCCGAGGGGCCGGTCCAGGTGGTCAACAGCAAGATCACGCCGCCGCACCGCGGCGAGATGAAGCGCTCGATGGAGGCCCTGATCCATCACTTCAAGCTCTATACCGAGGGCTATCACGTGCCGCCCGGCGAGACCTATAGCGCGGTCGAGGCGCCGAAAGGCGAGTTCGGCGTCTATCTCGTCGCCGACGGGACCAACCGGCCCTACAAGTGCAAGATCCGGGCGCCGGGCTTCGCCCACCTCTCCGCCATGGATTACATGTGCAAGGGCCACATGCTCGCGGACAGCGTCGCGATCCTGGGCTCCATGGACATCGTTTTCGGCGAGATCGACCGATGA
- the nuoE gene encoding NADH-quinone oxidoreductase subunit NuoE: MRVTSYPESEAAGFAYTEETMAEAKKVIARYPEGRQASAVIPLLDLAQRQNGNLLTPEAIEYVAQMLEMAPIRVHEVATFYTMFNLKPVGKHFIQVCRTTPCWLRGSDGITQACLKKLVTKLGEVSDDGLFSVIEVECLGACANAPMVQINDLYYEDLTPERIVEIIDDLRAGKEVPSGSQVGRKGSEPVGGEA; encoded by the coding sequence ATGAGGGTGACCAGCTATCCCGAGAGCGAGGCGGCCGGCTTCGCCTACACCGAAGAGACCATGGCCGAGGCGAAGAAGGTCATCGCCCGCTATCCCGAGGGCCGCCAGGCCAGCGCGGTGATACCGCTGCTCGATCTGGCACAGCGCCAGAACGGCAACCTTCTGACCCCGGAGGCCATCGAGTACGTCGCCCAGATGCTAGAGATGGCGCCGATCCGCGTCCACGAGGTCGCGACGTTCTACACCATGTTCAATCTCAAGCCGGTCGGAAAGCACTTCATCCAGGTCTGCCGGACCACGCCGTGCTGGCTGCGCGGCTCGGACGGCATCACGCAGGCCTGCCTGAAGAAGCTGGTGACCAAGCTGGGCGAGGTCAGCGACGACGGCCTGTTCTCGGTCATCGAGGTGGAATGCCTCGGCGCCTGCGCTAACGCCCCGATGGTCCAGATCAACGACCTCTACTACGAAGACCTGACCCCGGAGCGGATCGTCGAGATCATCGACGATCTCAGGGCCGGCAAGGAAGTGCCGAGCGGTTCCCAGGTCGGCCGCAAGGGCTCGGAGCCCGTCGGAGGAGAAGCCTGA
- the nuoF gene encoding NADH-quinone oxidoreductase subunit NuoF: MLDPKDRIFTNLYAQDDWRLAGARRRGVWDGTKKLLELGRDELIERVKASDLRGRGGAGFPTGLKWSFMPKESDGRPAYLVVNADESEPGTCKDREMIRYDPHRLLEGCLVSGFAMGASACYIYIRGEFYSEAQHLQAAIDEAYEAKLIGKNACDSGYDYDVYLHRGAGAYICGEETALLESLEGKKGQPRLKPPFPAACGLYGCPTTVNNVETIAVVPEILRRGVDWWTGLGRPKNTGTKVFSISGHVEKPCNVEEEMGIPLRELIEKHAGGVRGGWDNLLAVIPGGSSVPCIPKPTCDSILMDFDSLREAKTGLGTAAVIVMDKSTDIVAAIARLSHFYMHESCGQCTPCREGTGWMWRVLTRMIEGKADLDEIDTLLEVSYQVEGHTICALGDAAAWPVQGLIRNFRPELERRIKTYREAGRAAAE, encoded by the coding sequence ATGCTCGATCCCAAGGATCGGATCTTCACCAATCTCTACGCCCAGGACGACTGGCGTCTCGCGGGCGCGCGGCGGCGCGGCGTTTGGGACGGCACCAAGAAGCTGCTCGAGCTGGGCCGCGACGAGCTCATCGAGCGGGTCAAGGCCTCGGACCTGCGCGGCCGCGGCGGCGCCGGCTTCCCGACCGGGCTCAAATGGTCCTTCATGCCGAAAGAGAGCGACGGTCGCCCCGCCTACCTCGTGGTCAATGCCGACGAATCGGAGCCCGGGACCTGCAAGGACCGGGAAATGATTCGCTACGACCCGCACCGGTTGCTCGAGGGCTGCCTTGTGTCGGGTTTCGCCATGGGCGCGAGCGCCTGCTACATCTACATCCGTGGGGAATTCTACAGCGAGGCCCAGCACCTCCAGGCGGCGATCGACGAGGCCTACGAGGCCAAGCTGATCGGCAAGAACGCCTGCGACTCGGGCTACGACTACGACGTCTATCTGCACCGCGGCGCCGGCGCCTACATCTGCGGCGAGGAGACCGCGCTCTTGGAGAGCCTCGAGGGCAAGAAGGGCCAGCCGCGGCTGAAGCCGCCGTTTCCCGCGGCCTGCGGCCTCTACGGCTGCCCCACGACAGTCAACAACGTGGAGACCATCGCCGTCGTGCCGGAGATCCTGAGGCGCGGCGTGGACTGGTGGACCGGGCTCGGCCGGCCGAAGAACACCGGCACCAAGGTCTTCAGCATTTCGGGGCACGTCGAGAAGCCCTGCAATGTCGAAGAGGAGATGGGCATCCCGCTTAGGGAGCTGATCGAGAAGCACGCCGGCGGCGTGCGCGGCGGCTGGGACAACCTGCTGGCGGTGATCCCGGGCGGCTCCTCCGTGCCCTGCATCCCCAAGCCGACCTGCGACAGCATTCTAATGGACTTCGATTCCCTGCGCGAGGCCAAGACCGGCCTGGGCACGGCGGCGGTCATCGTCATGGACAAGTCGACCGACATCGTCGCGGCGATCGCCCGGCTCTCGCATTTCTACATGCACGAGAGCTGCGGCCAGTGCACGCCTTGCCGCGAAGGAACCGGCTGGATGTGGCGGGTCCTCACGCGCATGATCGAAGGCAAGGCGGATCTCGACGAGATCGACACGCTGCTCGAGGTGAGCTACCAAGTCGAGGGGCACACCATCTGCGCCCTGGGGGACGCGGCGGCCTGGCCGGTCCAGGGTCTGATCCGGAACTTCCGGCCCGAGCTGGAGCGGCGGATCAAGACCTACCGGGAGGCGGGCCGGGCGGCCGCGGAGTAG
- the nuoG gene encoding NADH-quinone oxidoreductase subunit NuoG, whose product MPKLTIDGREIEVPNGLTVLQACELAGVEIPRFCYHERLSVAGNCRMCLVEMERSPKPIASCAMPAGEGMVIHTDTDTVKKARRGVMEFLLINHPLDCPICDQGGECDLQDQAMAYGFDRSRYEENKRAVPDKHMGPLIKTIMTRCIHCTRCVRFSTEVAGIEEMGALGRGEHLEITTLEKAIHSELSGNLVDVCPVGALTSKPYAFSARSWELRKTDSIDVFDAVGSNIRVDCRGREVMRVLPRLHEAVNEEWIADKTRYACDGLARQRLDRPYVRNAEGRLEAASWDQAFQAIAGKLAGLPGERVAAVAGDLCDAESMLALKDLMTGLGSPHLDCRQDGAKLDPGCRAGYRFNTTIAGIDEADAVLLVGTNPRWEAPIINARLRGRFLQGGLAVGLIGPQQVDLTYAFDYLGAGPETLKELAEGAGSFAQTLKNAERPMMILGAGALARHDGAAVLALARKLAEACGLVRENWNGFNVLHRAAARVGGLELGFVPGENGRDIEGIKAGARAGEISAVYLLGADEFETGDFGEAFVIYQGHHGDAGAHRADVILPGAAYTEKNGTYVNTEGRVQLGRLAAFPPGDAREDWTILRALSETLGKTLPYDNLGQLRQRLIAVNPAFAAIDQIEPAAWGAFGHEGPIDPAPFVLPITNYYMTDPISRASETMARCSAELLDRPEKATGTHG is encoded by the coding sequence ATGCCCAAGCTGACCATCGACGGCCGCGAAATCGAGGTGCCCAACGGCCTAACCGTGCTCCAGGCCTGCGAGCTGGCCGGCGTCGAGATCCCGCGGTTCTGCTACCACGAACGCCTCTCCGTGGCCGGCAACTGCCGCATGTGCCTGGTCGAGATGGAGCGCTCGCCCAAGCCGATCGCCTCCTGCGCCATGCCGGCCGGCGAGGGCATGGTGATCCACACCGATACGGATACGGTGAAGAAGGCGCGGCGCGGCGTCATGGAGTTCCTGTTGATCAACCACCCGCTCGACTGCCCGATCTGCGACCAGGGTGGCGAGTGCGACCTTCAGGACCAGGCTATGGCCTACGGCTTCGACCGGAGCCGCTACGAGGAGAACAAGCGCGCGGTGCCCGACAAGCACATGGGGCCGCTGATCAAGACGATCATGACGCGCTGCATCCACTGCACGCGCTGTGTCCGCTTCAGCACCGAGGTCGCCGGCATCGAGGAGATGGGTGCGCTGGGCCGCGGCGAGCACCTGGAGATCACCACCCTGGAGAAGGCGATCCACTCGGAGCTTTCCGGCAACCTGGTGGACGTCTGTCCGGTCGGCGCGCTGACCTCGAAACCCTACGCCTTCTCGGCACGTTCCTGGGAGCTGCGCAAGACCGATTCGATCGACGTGTTCGACGCCGTGGGCTCGAACATCCGCGTCGACTGCCGCGGCCGCGAAGTCATGCGGGTTCTGCCCCGGCTCCACGAGGCGGTGAACGAGGAGTGGATCGCCGACAAGACGCGCTACGCCTGCGACGGCCTGGCGCGCCAGCGGCTCGACCGGCCCTACGTACGCAACGCCGAGGGGCGGCTCGAGGCGGCCTCCTGGGACCAGGCCTTCCAGGCCATCGCCGGCAAGCTCGCGGGGCTGCCCGGCGAGCGCGTCGCCGCGGTCGCCGGCGACCTTTGCGACGCCGAATCCATGCTGGCGCTGAAGGATCTCATGACGGGCCTGGGCTCGCCGCATTTGGACTGCCGCCAGGACGGCGCCAAGCTCGATCCCGGCTGCCGCGCCGGATACCGCTTCAACACCACGATCGCCGGCATCGACGAGGCCGACGCGGTGCTTCTGGTCGGCACCAACCCACGCTGGGAAGCGCCGATCATCAACGCCCGCCTGCGCGGCCGGTTCCTCCAAGGCGGCCTGGCGGTCGGCCTGATCGGGCCGCAGCAGGTCGACCTGACCTATGCGTTCGACTACCTGGGCGCCGGGCCGGAGACCCTGAAAGAGCTGGCCGAGGGCGCGGGGAGCTTCGCCCAGACCCTGAAGAATGCCGAGCGCCCCATGATGATCCTCGGCGCCGGCGCCCTGGCCCGGCACGACGGAGCCGCCGTTCTCGCGCTCGCCCGCAAGCTCGCGGAGGCCTGCGGCCTAGTGCGCGAGAACTGGAACGGCTTCAACGTGCTGCACCGCGCGGCGGCGCGCGTGGGCGGCCTCGAGCTGGGTTTCGTGCCGGGCGAGAACGGCCGGGACATCGAGGGGATCAAGGCGGGCGCGCGCGCCGGCGAGATCTCGGCCGTCTATCTGCTCGGCGCCGACGAGTTCGAGACCGGCGATTTCGGCGAGGCCTTCGTGATCTACCAGGGCCATCACGGCGACGCCGGGGCGCACCGTGCCGACGTGATCCTGCCGGGCGCCGCCTACACGGAAAAGAACGGCACCTACGTCAACACCGAGGGACGGGTGCAGCTCGGCCGTCTCGCGGCCTTTCCGCCGGGCGACGCCCGCGAGGACTGGACCATTCTCCGGGCCCTGTCTGAAACGCTCGGCAAGACTCTGCCGTACGACAACCTTGGTCAGCTGCGCCAGCGGCTGATCGCGGTCAATCCCGCCTTTGCGGCGATCGACCAGATCGAGCCGGCAGCGTGGGGCGCCTTCGGGCACGAAGGGCCGATCGATCCGGCGCCCTTCGTTCTTCCGATCACGAACTACTACATGACCGATCCGATCAGCCGCGCCTCCGAGACCATGGCGCGGTGCAGCGCCGAGCTGCTCGACCGCCCGGAGAAAGCGACCGGCACTCATGGCTGA